From one Geoalkalibacter halelectricus genomic stretch:
- a CDS encoding GGDEF domain-containing protein: METPILLVAASGPDDTRQIVEILGPLDVAIEVVETRQSALDRLARGDVGLLVYDASAGGLGERGLFQELRELVPDLAVVVLLEAGEKQEAREAWKLGGAGCLFKPYQPEELLCLVQQGLRQVSLREENLRLKHHLSLMGEGVSLLAALDLVPMLESAVALGVRELAVGSGFAFVREREGFVLHGLHGLEPEKAQGLAQKLYPRLACDDGMLLLDRDSSRSLGCEQPLAAYSLCARQALQGGLVLLGPKGGIWDVEACVLLARQLSVAFENVSRLQGVQQLMYTDDLTGLYNYRYLQVVLEQELRRSGRYYLEFALVFMDLDYFKEINDRHGHLVGSAILREVGQVLRRCVRDTDFLFRYGGDEFTALLVGTEGKGARVVAERIRRELAEHHFLAERGINARLTATIGVSVFPQDSEDRTELLNLADRAMYWGKETRNVVRYARDMTDT; this comes from the coding sequence ATGGAGACCCCAATCCTGCTTGTCGCGGCTTCCGGTCCCGACGATACCCGACAGATTGTTGAAATTCTCGGCCCCCTCGATGTTGCTATCGAAGTGGTCGAAACGCGGCAATCCGCCCTGGATCGGCTGGCCCGGGGCGATGTGGGTCTGCTCGTCTATGATGCGAGTGCAGGTGGCCTGGGAGAGCGCGGGTTATTCCAGGAGTTGCGGGAGTTGGTCCCGGATCTCGCCGTTGTCGTGCTTCTTGAGGCAGGCGAAAAGCAGGAGGCGCGTGAGGCATGGAAGCTCGGGGGGGCTGGGTGCCTGTTCAAACCCTACCAGCCGGAGGAACTTCTCTGTCTGGTGCAGCAAGGTTTGCGGCAAGTTTCGCTTCGCGAGGAAAACCTGCGGCTCAAACACCATCTGAGTCTGATGGGCGAGGGGGTATCCCTGCTTGCCGCACTGGATCTGGTGCCGATGCTGGAAAGTGCGGTCGCCCTGGGTGTGAGAGAGCTGGCCGTCGGGAGCGGCTTTGCCTTTGTGCGTGAAAGGGAGGGCTTTGTTCTGCACGGGCTCCACGGCCTGGAACCCGAAAAGGCGCAAGGCCTGGCCCAGAAACTCTACCCCCGGCTTGCCTGTGACGATGGCATGCTGTTGCTTGACCGCGATTCCTCCCGATCGTTGGGTTGTGAGCAACCCCTGGCCGCTTATTCCCTGTGTGCGCGCCAGGCTTTGCAAGGTGGTTTGGTGTTGCTGGGCCCCAAGGGCGGGATTTGGGATGTGGAGGCGTGCGTTCTTTTGGCGCGGCAGCTGAGCGTTGCCTTTGAGAACGTCTCACGGCTTCAGGGTGTCCAGCAGCTCATGTATACCGACGACCTGACCGGATTGTATAATTATCGCTACTTACAGGTGGTGCTGGAGCAGGAGTTACGCCGCTCCGGACGTTATTACCTGGAATTCGCCCTGGTTTTCATGGATTTGGATTACTTCAAGGAGATCAATGATCGCCATGGGCATTTGGTTGGAAGTGCCATTTTGCGTGAAGTAGGCCAGGTTCTGCGCCGCTGCGTGCGCGATACCGACTTTTTGTTTCGCTACGGCGGCGATGAGTTTACCGCGCTGCTGGTGGGTACCGAGGGCAAGGGGGCGCGCGTTGTGGCAGAGCGCATCCGCCGCGAACTGGCCGAACATCACTTCCTTGCCGAGCGTGGCATCAACGCGCGCTTGACGGCGACCATCGGCGTTTCGGTTTTTCCCCAGGACTCCGAGGATCGCACCGAGCTGCTCAACCTTGCCGACCGGGCCATGTACTGGGGCAAGGAAACACGCAATGTGGTGCGCTATGCCCGCGATATGACTGACACCTGA